CGGAGATGGCGAGGAGTATGAAAAGTATCGACATGACTGAGATAAACTCGAGGGTTCTGCCCTTTGCCATCATGAGGAGCACAACCGCGAGGAGGATGGTTCCTATCGCCATTGCCAAAATGTAACTGGAACTGCCCCCTACTATGAAGGCGAGGCCGTAGGCTGAATAATAAGTTGTTATACCGAGCATTATCACGAGGAATATCAGCAGGGTGAATATCAGCGCAGGGGTTCTGGATACCTTGAAGAACAGTTCGTAGATCAGGTAGCGAGTCTTCTTCGTGCTCTCTGCCTCGCTGTATATCAGGTACATCGCGGCCAGCGTTGGAATCAGTGATACGAGGAAGCCCTTGAGACCGAAGGCTATGTAATACTTGGGCAGGACCAGAAAGTTCCATATTCCGAGGATATAACCCGTTATTAAAAATGCCATCAGGAAGCTTATTTTTCTCATGGAATGCACACCCCCAGTGGTCGTGTGGCATGTTTCAGTACCACATTGAAAGAATTAAACAAGAACAAAATATAAACATTATGTATTCCCTTCGTTTTTTCAAGGAACCCAGTGCTCAAAGTTGATGATCGTCTCGTTTACAACTGTCCAAGCCATCAGCGAGGCCTTGTAAATGCTTATCTTCTCCCCCAGTATTTTGCCCTTGAATTCCCCGTGCGGGAACCCGCCGACGATTACGGCGGGATTCTCAAGCGATGCCAGCCTCTTCCCGAAGTCGACTGGCTTTGTGAAGGTTCCCTTCTCGTGCATGACGAAGACACCATCGGGGTTTATCTCTTTGATGAGCGCTTCCAAGCTCTTCTCTTCCATGCGGAGAAGCCCCAGGTCCTTTGGAACGACGCGGTTTTTGAAGAGGCTCTCCATAAGCCCGACGAAGCGGTTGTAGTTTCGCGGAATCCTCGTCTCGGGCTTTATGTAAATTACCTCATCGTTCCTTGTGTGCACATAGACGCGGAGCTTTCCCTCCTTGTTGGCGATGCTCTCCAGGGCGTTGAGCAGGCAGATGTGGACTATGTCGGGCCTCCCGCGCCTTTCGCCGTCGGTGAGCTTTTTGAGTGCCGCGTGGTGGTAGGTGCTGTCCAGGAGCACCTCGTCCGGCCTCTTGCCCCTCTTCCTCGCGTAGTTAACCACGGCCGGATGGTCGCGTATAGGTTCCGGAACGAGCTCAATCTCCGCCTCAGCTATCACCAGGTGGAGCATTCTCCCACCTCTCCAGAGTTATGCCCCTATCGGCCAGCTCGTCGCCTATCCTCGTGAACGTGTCAATGCGCATTCCGAGTATCTCCGGGGGAATAACTCCGTATATGCAGTTCTGCTCGGCAACGAGCCTCGCAACTATCGCCGCAGTGAAGCCCGTAACGCGGGCCATCGATGTGAAGCCGTCCCTCTCCTCGTCGTAGAGAAGGTAGCCTATCTCCTTGGGCTCCCCATCGATGGTTCCCCTTCCGATGACTTTCATCACCGAGAAGTCCGGGCTCTCGTACGTCATCAAGGGTGTTATGACCTCGAGGGTCTTGTCAACGTGCTCCGGCTTGAAAAAGCCGAGCTCCCTGAGAACCTTCATCTTCTCAAGGTGCCCTGGCCAGCGGAGCGTCCATTCCTCCAATTTCTCAGCTTTCACGCTCTCCAGGAGGCTCCTCAGGCCGTCGCTCACAAAGGCCTCGAACTCAAGATCGCGAACTTCAACGCGCTCCATCCTCTCGAAGGGGTCAACTGCTCTAACCTCGCCTTCCCGTATAACCCTCGCTGGCCTCGTGTATTCTTCAATTAAGTCTTTAGGCGACCATGTAATTCTGTAATAAAGTGGAGGCCTCGGCTCCTTCGGAAGGCCGCCAACGTAGATGTAGCCCTCTTTCAGCTCGTCCATCTCCTGCCATATCCTGCCCATGAGCATGTGGCTCAGCCCCGGGGCGAAACCGGCATCGAATATGACCGTTACCTGGGCCTTTTCAGCCTCGTCCCTCAGCTCCAGGGGGTTCTCCGGCATGAACGATACGTCAACCATGTCAACGCCGGCCTTTATCGCCGCCCTCACCGCTTGATAGCCAAATCTTCCCGGCAGTGCACCTACGACGAGCTCGAAGTTCTTCATGGCCTCAACGAGTTCATCGAAGTCAGAAGCGTCGACCTTCAGTGGTGTGGCAAACTCGGAAACGGTCTTTAGCCTATCGTCGCTGACGTCACCCACGTAGACTTCGAACTCATCCCTCAAATCCCAGGCTATTGCCCTCCCAACGTTTCCAGCTCCAAGAACGAGAACCTTCATGATAACACCCTGGTTTACTTGGCGAAGGTATATATAAGCCCTGCTCCTACCCCCAACAATGCCCCTGAAACTTCCCATATTCCGCAAGAAAGTCCTGGGACTGCTGGCCTCGACCGATGAGACCAAGGTAATGCACATAAGCGATACCCCGGAGAGCTCGTACCGCTTCATCGAAGACCTAATCGATAAAACGAGCCCGGACTACATAATACACACCGGGGATTTGGTGGACAACGTGAAGCTGGAGCGCCGGCCCGACCTCCTGCCCATCTACAGGGGAGCTCTTAGAAAGCTCGCACGGGTTCTCAAAGGCTCTGGCGCAAAGCTCTACGTGGTTCCTGGCAACGAGGACGACCCGGAGCTGGTGAGGGAGTTCTTTGGGGATGCCGTTGTTGAACCGGGGAGCGTCATTGAGATCGAAGGCGTCAGGTTCGCCCTCGGTCATACCTGGGAGGACGTGGTGGATAAAGATGCTGACTTCAGGCTCTACGGTCACAACTTCAAGCTGATAGACAGGGGACTGAACGGCGTCCTCGGCGTCAACTTTGTCCTCCTCCCGAGCAGGAGGACATACCGGGTCAAATACCCTGGAGGGACGGATTTTGATAGGGGCTATAAGATGTGGAGGGGTCTGTGATGAAGGTCATCCGCTTTGGGCCGTCGATAGTGTTCCTGAGGACGGCTCATCTTGAGGCTGTTAAAGAGGCCATAAAGGATGTCTTTGGTGTTGATGAGGTAGACACTGAGAGGGCTATAAGGGAAAGCAGCGAGTTTGAGACCGTTCTTTTCGTGACCGATGAGTGGCAGAAAAAGACCCTGCCCCCGCAGTCCGGTTTTCTCATAAAGGCCCATGCACCCTTTGTCTTAAGTCAGGTCATAAACAACGGTTTTCCCGTTGAAAAAGTTCACGTTGAGAGCACCTTGATATTTTTCAGAGTCCCAGAGAAAACGGATGAGGCGTTGAAATTCCTCGCTCACAAGTACGGCGGCGAAGTGATGGACATCAGGAACGCCCTCGATGAGGGAGAGGCGGGCGATACCATAATAGGGATCACCCGGAAGAAGCTCACCTGCCCAATAGGACCCGAGGAGATAGAGGGGGCCGTTCTCGTAAGGCGCAGCTTCCTCGAAGTTTACAGGGAGCTCCTCCTTGATGCCCCGCTCCTCCTGCTCAAGCTGATGCCCGAGTGGAACGAGTTGACCATCAAAATCTACGACACGGAGAAGCGCTACGAGGAGAACATCGAGCGGCTGATGATGGTGATTGAAGACCTCGACCTCGGCTTTGTCGTTGGGGAGGGCTGGGACTGGGACTACCCGAGGCCCTTCATGAGGGTTCCGGTCTACAAGCTGAAGCTCCTGACGTGGGAGAAGCCCGAGCGCGTCAAGTTTCTCCTCAAGGGAATCGAGTACGTCGGCTACAAGCGTCTGTGCGACATAGACGTCTTTGTTGAGGGCAAGAAGATCCACTGGACTTCCCTGGGAAAGTACGACTCGAAGTTCGAGCTGGCGAAGGCAGCCAGAGAAGAGCTGGAGAAGCACCTCAGCGAGGACGTTCTCAAAAAGCTTAGAGAGCTCGAAGAAAAGCTCGTAGCCGAGTCAAAGGGCTAAACTCACAGCTTCTTTATTTTTGCAACGAAGAAGCCGCTCGTCCCGTGCCTGTCGGGATAGAAGCGCCTCGCCTTCGCTATTTCTTCGCTCAGCTCGATTCCAAAGGGCCTAGTCAATGCAGGCTCTCCGTAGCGGAGCGGGAGCAGTTCTACATCGAAGTTATCGAGAACCCACTGGATCACGAACTCGTTCTCCTCCGGCTCGAGAGAGCAGGTGGAATAGACGAGGGTTCCACCCTTCCTGAGGACGCTCAGCCCCTTCTCAAGGAGCTTCATCTGGAGACCCTGGCAGAACTTAACGTCATCCATCGTTCTGTTGGCCTTCCTCTCCGGGTTCTTGTGTATCGTTCCGGAGCCAGTGCAGGGTGCGTCGAGAAGGATTTTGTCGAATTCCACGCCGAGTTCATCTATGTGGAGGGACGAGCTGTGGATTAAGACGATGTTCGTAACGCCAAGGCGGGAAAGGTTGAGCCTCGTCTCCTTCAACCTCTCCTCCCCAACGTCGAAGGCGTAGATTATTCCCTCGTTCTCCATCAGCTGGGCGAGGTAGGAGGTTTTTCCTCCCGGCGCTGCCGCCATGTCGGCAACGGTCTCACCGGGCTTTGGTTCCAGAGCCACTGGGGGATACATCGAACTCGCTTCTTGGATGTAGAGGAGGCCGCTTAGGTATTCGGGCGTTGAGGTTATCGAGAAGGGCTCGCGCGTGAGGCAGAAGCCTTCCCTGGCCCAGGGGACGCGCCTGAACTGGAAGCCCTTCTTGTTGAGGAGCTTGGTGAGCTTTGGAACCTCTATCCTGAGCGTGTTTACGCGGAAGCACCTTGGCAGGGGCTTTTCCATGGCCTCGGCTATCGCTAGTGCCCTCTCACCCCAGAGCTCGTAATAGCGCTCCGCGAAGGTCTTGGAGTAGCCGAGGCTGAAGAGCTTTTCGAGCATGGTTGGGGTTTGGGGGAGGGGTTTAAAAGGTTCTCCGTCTGTGAAAGTTCACTTTCACAAAAAGCCCGATTTATGAAAACCCGTTTTCATAAACTGCCACTTTACGAAAGAGACCTTTCACAAACACGGGTACACCTATGAAAACAGGCTTTCGCACAAGCCAGAATATTGAACGGAAACAAAGGAAGAAGAAAAGCCCTCAGACCTTAATTCCACCCATAACCAGTGCCATGAGGGCCTTCTGGGCGTGGAGCCTGTTCTCGGCCTCGTCGAAGACAACGCTGTTCGGGCTGTCAACGACATCATCCGTGACCTCTTCCCCGCGGTGGGCCGGGAGGCAGTGCATGAAGATGTAGTCTGGCTTGGCGTGCTTGACGAGATCCCTGTTGACCTGGAAGGGCATGAATATCTTTCTCCTCTCCTCGGCCTCGGCTTCCTGGCCCATGCTCGCCCAGACGTCGGTGTAAATGACGTCTGCATCTTTGACGGCCTTGACGGGGTCGTGGAGAAGCTCGAAGCTTCCGCCGCTCTCGGCCGCGTTCTGCTCCGCCCACTTGACGACCTTCGGGTCGGGTTCATAGCCTTCCGGCGTGGCGACAACAACGTTAGCCCCAAGCTTGGTTCCGGCTATCATGAGGGAGTGTGCCACGTTGTTTCCGTCACCGACGTAGACGATTTTAAGACCAGCAATCCTGCCCTTCTTCTCGAGTATGGTCTGGTAGTCAGCGAGGGCCTGGCACGGGTGGGAGAAGTCGCTGAGACCGTTTATGACCGGAACGCTCGCGTACTTTGCGAGGTCCTCAACGTCCTTGTGGGCGTAAACCCTCGCCATTATCCCATCCACATAGCGGCTGAGAACCCTGGCGGTATCGGCTATCGTCTCACCGCGCCTGAGCTGAAGGTCCTGGGCGTTGAGGTAGAGGCCGTAGCCGCCGAGCTGATAAATGCCGACCTCGAAGGAAATCCTCGTCCTCGTCGAGGGCTTCTGGAATATCATGGCGAGGGTCTTGCCCTCAAGAACACGGTGCGGCTTGCCTATCTTGTTCCATATCTT
The sequence above is drawn from the Thermococcus pacificus genome and encodes:
- a CDS encoding 16S rRNA methyltransferase, with product MLHLVIAEAEIELVPEPIRDHPAVVNYARKRGKRPDEVLLDSTYHHAALKKLTDGERRGRPDIVHICLLNALESIANKEGKLRVYVHTRNDEVIYIKPETRIPRNYNRFVGLMESLFKNRVVPKDLGLLRMEEKSLEALIKEINPDGVFVMHEKGTFTKPVDFGKRLASLENPAVIVGGFPHGEFKGKILGEKISIYKASLMAWTVVNETIINFEHWVP
- a CDS encoding saccharopine dehydrogenase family protein is translated as MKVLVLGAGNVGRAIAWDLRDEFEVYVGDVSDDRLKTVSEFATPLKVDASDFDELVEAMKNFELVVGALPGRFGYQAVRAAIKAGVDMVDVSFMPENPLELRDEAEKAQVTVIFDAGFAPGLSHMLMGRIWQEMDELKEGYIYVGGLPKEPRPPLYYRITWSPKDLIEEYTRPARVIREGEVRAVDPFERMERVEVRDLEFEAFVSDGLRSLLESVKAEKLEEWTLRWPGHLEKMKVLRELGFFKPEHVDKTLEVITPLMTYESPDFSVMKVIGRGTIDGEPKEIGYLLYDEERDGFTSMARVTGFTAAIVARLVAEQNCIYGVIPPEILGMRIDTFTRIGDELADRGITLERWENAPPGDS
- a CDS encoding metallophosphoesterase family protein; the encoded protein is MPLKLPIFRKKVLGLLASTDETKVMHISDTPESSYRFIEDLIDKTSPDYIIHTGDLVDNVKLERRPDLLPIYRGALRKLARVLKGSGAKLYVVPGNEDDPELVREFFGDAVVEPGSVIEIEGVRFALGHTWEDVVDKDADFRLYGHNFKLIDRGLNGVLGVNFVLLPSRRTYRVKYPGGTDFDRGYKMWRGL
- a CDS encoding NOL1/NOP2/sun family putative RNA methylase — its product is MLEKLFSLGYSKTFAERYYELWGERALAIAEAMEKPLPRCFRVNTLRIEVPKLTKLLNKKGFQFRRVPWAREGFCLTREPFSITSTPEYLSGLLYIQEASSMYPPVALEPKPGETVADMAAAPGGKTSYLAQLMENEGIIYAFDVGEERLKETRLNLSRLGVTNIVLIHSSSLHIDELGVEFDKILLDAPCTGSGTIHKNPERKANRTMDDVKFCQGLQMKLLEKGLSVLRKGGTLVYSTCSLEPEENEFVIQWVLDNFDVELLPLRYGEPALTRPFGIELSEEIAKARRFYPDRHGTSGFFVAKIKKL
- the argF gene encoding ornithine carbamoyltransferase is translated as MVVSLAGRDVLCLQDFTREEIETILKTAEMMKIWNKIGKPHRVLEGKTLAMIFQKPSTRTRISFEVGIYQLGGYGLYLNAQDLQLRRGETIADTARVLSRYVDGIMARVYAHKDVEDLAKYASVPVINGLSDFSHPCQALADYQTILEKKGRIAGLKIVYVGDGNNVAHSLMIAGTKLGANVVVATPEGYEPDPKVVKWAEQNAAESGGSFELLHDPVKAVKDADVIYTDVWASMGQEAEAEERRKIFMPFQVNRDLVKHAKPDYIFMHCLPAHRGEEVTDDVVDSPNSVVFDEAENRLHAQKALMALVMGGIKV